The proteins below come from a single Nocardiopsis gilva YIM 90087 genomic window:
- the rpsI gene encoding 30S ribosomal protein S9: MVEPTGIEDVTTQDFDENSDEFPSEYTSETPEASGAAYVPTATGPGAGTGRRKQAIARVRITPGAGEWKVNGKPLADYFPDKVHQQVIKEPLVALGFEDSYDVFARLNGGGPSGQAGALRHGIARALAGLDPENNRPALKKAGYLTRDAREVERKKAGLKKARKAPQFSKR; the protein is encoded by the coding sequence GTGGTCGAGCCCACCGGTATCGAAGACGTCACCACCCAGGACTTCGACGAGAACTCCGACGAGTTCCCGAGCGAGTACACCAGCGAGACGCCCGAGGCGTCCGGTGCGGCTTATGTCCCCACCGCCACCGGCCCGGGTGCCGGGACCGGCCGCCGCAAGCAGGCCATCGCCCGAGTCCGTATCACCCCGGGTGCCGGCGAGTGGAAGGTCAACGGCAAGCCGCTGGCGGACTACTTCCCGGACAAGGTCCACCAGCAGGTCATTAAGGAGCCGCTGGTCGCCCTGGGCTTTGAAGACTCCTACGACGTCTTCGCCCGCCTGAACGGCGGCGGCCCCAGCGGCCAGGCCGGCGCCCTGCGCCACGGCATCGCCCGTGCGCTGGCCGGGCTGGACCCGGAGAACAACCGCCCGGCGCTGAAGAAGGCCGGTTACCTGACCCGCGACGCGCGCGAGGTCGAGCGGAAGAAGGCCGGTCTCAAGAAGGCCCGCAAGGCTCCGCAGTTCTCCAAGCGGTAA
- the glmM gene encoding phosphoglucosamine mutase yields the protein MARLFGTDGVRGVAGRDLTATLALDLSIAAARVLTEGRDAGASARPFAVVGRDPRASGEFLEAAVVAGLAGAGVDVIRLGVLPTPAVAHLTAELDADFGVMLSASHNPAPDNGIKFFGRGGQKLADEVEDRIEAQLAQPAAGATGADVGRVTDAADSAERYIAHVVASLPHRLDGLRVVVDCAHGAASEVAPEALRRVGAEVIAIGDRPDGLNINSGCGSTHLDALRAAVVEHGADAGIAHDGDADRCLAVAADGSVVDGDQILGILALELQEAGRLAQDTLVVTVMSNLGLKLAMRKAGIKVVETAVGDRYVLEAMNAGSYSLGGEQSGHVVLLDHATTGDGLLTGLHLLSAVARRGASLGELATVMTRLPQVLVNVRGVDKSRAATSAVVADAVKFAQDELGESGRVLIRPSGTEPMVRVMVEATTEGRAEEIAGRLAGVVKSDLG from the coding sequence GTGGCTCGGCTGTTTGGTACTGACGGCGTGCGAGGGGTCGCCGGGCGCGATCTCACCGCGACCCTGGCTCTGGATCTGTCCATCGCCGCGGCGCGGGTACTGACCGAGGGACGCGATGCGGGCGCGAGTGCCCGCCCTTTCGCGGTCGTCGGGCGGGACCCGCGCGCCTCCGGTGAGTTTCTGGAGGCCGCGGTCGTGGCCGGGCTGGCGGGTGCCGGGGTGGACGTGATCCGCCTGGGCGTGCTGCCAACCCCGGCGGTCGCGCACCTCACCGCCGAACTGGACGCCGACTTCGGTGTCATGCTCTCCGCCAGCCACAACCCGGCCCCCGACAACGGGATCAAATTCTTCGGGCGCGGCGGGCAGAAGCTCGCCGACGAGGTCGAGGACCGCATCGAGGCCCAGCTCGCCCAGCCGGCTGCGGGGGCGACCGGCGCGGACGTGGGCCGGGTCACCGACGCCGCCGACAGCGCGGAGCGCTACATCGCGCACGTGGTCGCCTCACTGCCGCACCGCCTCGACGGTCTGCGGGTCGTCGTGGACTGCGCCCACGGCGCCGCCTCCGAGGTCGCCCCCGAGGCGCTGCGCCGGGTCGGGGCCGAGGTCATCGCCATCGGCGACCGGCCCGACGGCCTCAACATCAACTCCGGCTGCGGGTCGACCCACCTCGACGCGCTGCGCGCGGCCGTGGTCGAGCACGGCGCCGACGCCGGTATCGCCCACGACGGTGACGCCGACCGCTGCCTGGCCGTGGCCGCCGACGGCTCGGTCGTGGACGGCGACCAGATCCTGGGGATCCTCGCGCTGGAGCTGCAGGAGGCCGGACGCCTCGCCCAGGACACGCTCGTCGTCACGGTGATGTCCAACCTGGGGCTGAAGCTGGCCATGCGCAAGGCCGGGATCAAGGTCGTGGAGACGGCCGTGGGCGACCGCTACGTCCTGGAGGCCATGAACGCCGGGTCCTACTCGCTCGGCGGCGAGCAGTCGGGGCACGTCGTGCTGCTCGACCACGCCACCACGGGTGATGGCCTGCTGACCGGCCTGCACCTGCTCAGCGCGGTGGCCCGGCGCGGAGCCTCCCTCGGCGAGCTGGCCACGGTCATGACCCGGCTGCCGCAGGTACTGGTCAACGTCCGCGGTGTCGACAAGAGCCGGGCCGCGACGTCCGCCGTGGTCGCCGACGCGGTGAAGTTCGCCCAGGACGAGCTGGGCGAGTCCGGCCGGGTGCTGATCCGGCCCAGCGGAACCGAGCCGATGGTCCGGGTGATGGTCGAGGCCACCACCGAGGGCAGGGCCGAGGAGATCGCCGGCCGCCTCGCCGGGGTCGTCAAGTCCGACCTGGGCTGA
- the rplM gene encoding 50S ribosomal protein L13 — protein sequence MRTFSPKPSDVQRQWHVIDASDVVLGRLASHVATLLRGKHKTYYAPHVDTGDFVIIVNADKVALTGKKLEQKRAYRHSGYPGGLRSVAYSELIEKRPERAIEKAVKGMLPKGSLGRQMAKKLKVYAGPEHPHQAQKPVPFEITKIDQPA from the coding sequence GTGCGCACATTCAGCCCTAAGCCCAGCGATGTCCAGCGTCAGTGGCACGTCATCGACGCCAGCGATGTCGTGCTCGGGCGGCTGGCCAGCCACGTCGCCACGCTGCTCCGAGGCAAGCACAAGACCTACTACGCGCCCCACGTCGACACCGGTGACTTCGTGATCATCGTGAACGCCGACAAGGTGGCGCTGACCGGTAAGAAGCTGGAGCAGAAGCGGGCCTACCGGCACTCCGGTTACCCCGGCGGTCTGCGTTCCGTCGCCTACAGCGAGCTGATCGAGAAGCGCCCTGAGCGGGCCATCGAGAAGGCTGTCAAGGGCATGCTGCCGAAGGGCTCCCTTGGTCGGCAGATGGCCAAGAAGCTCAAGGTGTACGCCGGCCCGGAGCACCCGCACCAGGCCCAGAAGCCGGTGCCGTTCGAAATCACCAAGATCGACCAGCCCGCCTAG